From Lepus europaeus isolate LE1 chromosome 3, mLepTim1.pri, whole genome shotgun sequence, a single genomic window includes:
- the CCN2 gene encoding CCN family member 2: protein MAAAVGPLRFAFVLLLALCSRPAAGQDCGGQCQCAAAPAPRCPAGVSLVLDGCGCCRVCAKQLGELCTERDPCDPHKGLFCDFGSPANRKIGVCTAKDGAPCVFGGTVYRSGESFQSSCKYQCTCLDGAVGCVPLCSMDVRLPSPDCPFPRRVKLPGKCCEEWVCDEPKDHTVVGPALAAYRLEDTFGPDPTMMRANCLVQTTEWSACSKTCGMGISTRVTNDNAFCRLEKQSRLCMVRPCEADLEENIKKGKKCIRTPKISKPVKFELSGCTSVKTYRAKFCGVCTDGRCCTPHRTTTLPVEFKCPDGEVMKKSMMFIKTCACHYNCPGDNDIFESLYYRKMYGDMA, encoded by the exons ATGGCCGCCGCCGTGGGCCCTCTCCGCTTCGCCTTCGTGCTCCTCCTCGCCCTCTGCAGCCGG CCGGCCGCCGGCCAGGACTGCGGCGGGCAGTGCCAGTGCGCGGCCGCGCCGGCGCCGCGCTGCCCGGCGGGCGTGAGCCTCGTGCTGGACGGCTGCGGCTGCTGCCGCGTCTGCGCCAAGCAGCTGGGCGAGCTGTGCACGGAGCGCGACCCCTGCGACCCGCACAAGGGACTCTTCTGTGACTTCGGCTCGCCGGCCAACCGCAAGATCGGCGTGTGCACCG CCAAAGATGGAGCTCCCTGCGTCTTCGGTGGCACGGTGTACCGGAGCGGAGAGTCTTTCCAGAGCAGCTGCAAATACCAGTGCACTTGCCTGGATGGCGCGGTGGGCTGTGTGCCCCTGTGCAGCATGGACGTCCGCCTGCCCAGCCCGGACTGCCCCTTCCCGCGGAGGGTCAAGCTGCCCGGGAAATGCTGCGAGGAGTGGGTGTGTGACGAGCCCAAGGACCACACCGTggttggccctgccctggccg CCTACCGACTGGAAGACACATTTGGCCCAGACCCAACCATGATGCGAGCCAACTGCCTGGTCCAGACCACAGAGTGGAGCGCCTGTTCCAAGACCTGTGGGATGGGCATCTCCACCCGGGTTACCAATGACAACGCCTTCTGTCGGCTGGAGAAGCAGAGCCGCCTCTGCATGGTCAGGCCTTGCgaagctgacctggaagagaacATTAAG AAGGGCAAGAAGTGCATCCGTACCCCCAAAATCTCCAAGCCGGTCAAGTTTGAGCTCTCTGGCTGCACCAGCGTGAAGACGTACCGGGCTAAGTTCTGCGGCGTATGCACCGATGGCCGATGCTGCACCCCGCACCGAACCACCACGCTGCCGGTGGAGTTCAAATGTCCTGACGGCGAGGTCATGAAGAAGAGCATGATGTTCATCAAGACCTGTGCCTGCCATTACAACTGTCCTGGGGACAATGACATCTTTGAGTCACTGTACTACAGGAAGATGTATGGAGACATGGCATAa